Proteins encoded in a region of the Triticum dicoccoides isolate Atlit2015 ecotype Zavitan chromosome 3A, WEW_v2.0, whole genome shotgun sequence genome:
- the LOC119272090 gene encoding uncharacterized protein LOC119272090: MTKGGGSETGGCLCIGAPMRALSRACDSACDLYVRGMSGCATRVPAGAVAGGRGSGFVRSATAVHLWTSSDRADDLVRAGSTKQRRVATADQPADVGAAKKGRLSPVAPAIVPARRKGPAMATIAENGPCDFGACALRPPELRKRATAVGGQGAPGGGFVAVIAGTEAFAARS, translated from the coding sequence ATGACGAAGGGCGGCGGCAGCGAGACGGGCGGGTGCCTCTGCATCGGGGCGCCGATGCGCGCGCTGTCGCGGGCGTGCGACTCGGCCTGCGACCTCTACGTGCGCGGCATGTCCGGGTGCGCCACCCGCGTGCCGGCGGGGGCGGTGGCAGGCGGCCGCGGCTCCGGCTTTGTCAGATCGGCCACGGCCGTGCACCTGTGGACGAGCTCCGACCGCGCCGACGACCTCGTCCGCGCCGGGTCGACGAAGCAGCGCCGCGTGGCGACGGCCGATCAGCCGGCGGATGTCGGGGCGGCAAAGAAGGGCCGCCTTAGTCCGGTGGCGCCGGCGATCGTGCCGGCTCGGAGGAAGGGGCCGGCGATGGCGACCATCGCCGAGAACGGGCCGTGCGACTTCGGCGCCTGCGCGCTGAGGCCACCGGAGCTGAGGAAGCGCGCCACGGCGGTCGGCGGGCAGGGCGCGCCTGGCGGTGGGTTTGTCGCCGTCATCGCGGGGACCGAGGCCTTCGCGGCTCGATCGTGA